A stretch of the Uranotaenia lowii strain MFRU-FL chromosome 3, ASM2978415v1, whole genome shotgun sequence genome encodes the following:
- the LOC129757682 gene encoding uncharacterized protein LOC129757682, with translation MLKRVSFAVFVFGLVLVAVQSIKVDYYGSLYRPDELHAPYKSPKEQKQDFSKIPGVPGVDYPIYHSVPETSFSCAHVPAVPGMYANVETGCQAYHTCHDGREGHQGASFLCTNGTIFNQKEFACDWWYNVKCEEAPALYRLNADPEHNPFVPKPKPEDELHKKFLIHV, from the coding sequence ATGCTGAAGCGTGTTTCCtttgccgttttcgttttcgggCTGGTTCTGGTCGCGGTTCAGAGCATCAAGGTCGACTATTATGGGTCCCTATATCGTCCGGATGAGCTGCACGCTCCCTACAAGAGCCCAAAGGAACAGAAACAGGACTTCAGCAAGATTCCCGGTGTTCCTGGAGTAGACTACCCAATCTACCATTCGGTCCCGGAAACCAGCTTCAGCTGCGCCCATGTTCCAGCCGTTCCCGGAATGTACGCCAACGTAGAAACCGGATGCCAGGCCTATCACACCTGCCACGATGGCCGGGAGGGACACCAGGGTGCTTCCTTCCTCTGCACCAACGGAACCATCTTCAACCAGAAGGAGTTTGCCTGCGATTGGTGGTACAACGTCAAGTGTGAGGAAGCCCCAGCTCTGTACCGTCTGAATGCCGACCCGGAACATAATCCCTTCGTGCCAAAACCGAAACCGGAAGATGAACTgcacaaaaagtttttgatccATGTTTAA